The Rissa tridactyla isolate bRisTri1 chromosome 1, bRisTri1.patW.cur.20221130, whole genome shotgun sequence DNA segment GCTGGCACCGGCCATGGTCCTTGGCTACTGCTATGGTTTGCAGTTGCTTCACAAGAATTAATGACACAGGTTGTCTAACGACCTACAGATCTCGCTGACAGCACAGGATGGGTACTGCTGGTTAAACTTCACAGAAGCCATAAGCATGGTGAATCTTTACCAATGCAAGCTCTGCTCCAGAAACGTACACACAAGTTGCTCTTGGACAAGAGCCATTagaaaaaggattaattttaaatgcatgccTAAACATTTGCAGGGGCTGATCGTAAAGCTCAGAGTAATAGTTGAAAAATCtgatcccactgaagtcaacagtgGATTTACAGGTAATGTTCATTTGTGATTCCATTCatggtgctgcagagcacaggTGCCATTTGTTAATCAGCTGTATACATCAGCTCTATTTTTATTCTCGGTTGTCTTAAGGTTGTAATAGCATATGTAGATAGTTTGTAGGAATACATTCAGAGTCTTCTGCAAACACACTTCTGCATGAATTTAGCAAAAATTCTTTATATGTATTCAAGAAGTCATTCCCGGTTCTGAATTTCCAAATCTCATGGCTTCTGTGTCTGTCTTGGGGGCCTAACCCTGCATTTACTAAGGGTTAATTTACAGAGATTTAACTTTTATTGTCAGCATTGATCTGATCATGAAATCCCATCTTAGCTAGTCCCTCTCTGAAACATTGTCCagcttgttttttctgcttttcaaaaaccAGTTTCAGTTTATAAGCATCGTTGGTTTAGTGCTCATCTACATAAAATCTTAATAAATCTAATACAGGCAAGTCTGTCCTTACTGGTAAAAGCCAAGCTTGTCtgcagtgcttttgaaaaaaaaatcatacaagaaGGCTTTCCTTTAAATAATACTCCAATGATTTTCAAGAACCTTACCCAAGACATTTTCCAGGATTTAACATTGCCATGTGGCACAGCGTGCATATCCCAAAGATgcagctgagaggaaaaaaattgaagggGACGCAGAACTGCTGTCCTTTTTATTTGAGTACGTGTTAGTACAACTCTTTAGAAAATCACTGTTAGTACAAGGCTATTTTATGCGAGCTCTCTACTTACCACCTGTATATAAAACAAACTAAGCATAATGTGAACAAAAGAACACCTGCTGTATAAATGCCttgccaagagggaaaaaaaaggttgttagCTCTTAATCCTGTAAGTATTTCAGAGTGTGAAGTAAAGGGATGATGATCTGCTTATTAGACTTTTGATAACATCCAGCTGTTAGCCTTGTGCTAACAGTGATTTTCTGAAGTCAGCTGTATCCGCCTGCCCCAGCACAGCATCTGACCCACTGGATTTAGAAGCTTGGAAACTATGAAGTgataatattattaaaaatactacaTAGGAAAGTAGCAGTACAGGACAAGACAGATTAAGTCTTTGCAAGAGTTTTACTTCTGACAGAATATTTTCTCTTGAGTTTCCAGGCTTAGTACATAAACGGCAGGAAGTTTGTTTTTCACTGGGACCTCTCAAAGCACTCGTAGGGTCATAAGGAAAAGCAGCCTAGAACTAGTAACACTTCATTAGCAGTTCCAGTTCAGTACAAACCTGCTTCTTGTTCCAGCAGATGGAAACACAGCAGCCCAGCATAGCTCACTGCTCCTGTCATTTGTAAATCAGGAGCGCTGGCTAGGCAGAGCTAGCCTACATACTAGTAACCTGAGTTCACGGGACAAGGGCAACCCTCATCAAAATGGCTGAGCTGTCTCCTTTGCAGCAGTGGCCACAGCAAATGACACAAGGATGCAGGGGACACTTGGGTGCCAGTGGAAAGTTGGCACTTCTCTGGttctccaccactcttcccagCTGCTTCTGTTGTGTCCACCCCATTTAGGTGCAGCTTTCACTACTTAGAGGAAAGAGTCAGTGGGAACTTGGAATATGTCTTTTACCAAGTTAATTAACCTGATCAAACATGTTTGCCCTCTTCCAGGAGGAGACATAAAAACATGACTTGTAGTGCTTGTAGTGAACTTCCATCAAACTGCAGCAACTGAGGATGTCCTCATTACACGCACAGAGTGATTATGTTCAATggatgaaaacagagaaagcaggtCACACCACTGCATTTATACGGCCAGGTTACTGGTGTTTGTTGGCAGTTCAGACCCAAATCAGGCTGGGTTGGCTAGAAAGATGAAAATGAGGCTTTAATTATATGATCTTTCTTAACATGTTTGAGCTGAAGATGCAGAACCTTAGACATAGCTCCAAAGTTTAGTGACATTTGAGTTCAGTGTTTAATTTCAGGAGGCATTACTTAGTGTCTTCAGGCTTAAAGTTCCAGTCTGGATGCAAAAGCACATCTATTATTTTGCATCCGTCTTTGGGTTTGGATCCTCTCTGATTCCTTGTAATCCTCACATGATGGAGTAGGGGTATCTACAGCAAACTTAGCAATACAAGAGTGagtttttttctgtagaaagtagAAAAAACACACCATCCTTCTCCCCAGAAAAATCATTTGTACCTGACTTTTGCCACATGGGAATTTGGAGGGGAAGCTTGTATACCACGATTCCAGTGACAGCGTTCTCTTGTTATTAGTGAATACTCTAATGTTTGCATCCAGAAGCGTGTTCATGCTTTCCAGTAACATCATAAACCAGGTGCTAGAGATAATACAGAAGAGGAAATACCAGTGACTTGACATATGGTGTGTTTAACAATCCACCACTGAAATTATTCACACTTGAGATTGAAATGGGAATGTATCACAGGAGAAAAGCCTGTATTCcactttcttcccttctgctggcTACCAGACATTTTATTTCACGTTGGTGTGAGATCCTGTAACATGAAGGTATTTCCTGGGGAAAGTAAGCAATATAAACGGGACAGAGAAGCTTTGCAAAAAATATCTGCGACATCACAGATGTCTGGCGATGAGAGAACTGGTGAGATTTTTCAGTGAGGAAAACAAATTCCTTAAAAAGATATATGGCCATTGGAAAATAAAGTCTATTTTCTTTGATGATAGAATAAGCAAGTCTGTGCTTGGCTAAAGCTGTGATTCCAGATTTGTTTTAACTGATAAACTGGTGTTGCTTCTCCTGAAAAGGGCAACTCCCTTTTGCCTTCATCTGTAGCTGTTTGTTCATGCTGGCTTGTTTATGTAAGGCTCTGTGTATGTGGCAAGACAGCTGAAGGACCAAAATCCAGCTTTTCATGAGGTTACTTTTCAGTTGGATGAATTCCCCGATCCATCCTGTGACAAGAAGAACATTAGCATCAGCCCAGGGGCGGAGGCAAGAAGGAGAGCCAGGCTGTCTGTTTGGCAAGTGCAGATTTTGTTGACTAGAAGTGACTGTGTAGTAACAGCTCAAGGCAGACTTACGCTGCTTCTTCCTCAGCTGAACCCTTACCTGAGAGACCACCTGAAAAGATAAAAGGCTAACACTTTCATAGTCACGGAACTGGTACAAACCCTGATGGCATTCTGCGAAACACAATTTGGGAATCACTTTAAGTCCGTTATGTTTTTCAAAATCGGTGATTTTGAAAACTGCTGTGAGAAGGGTGGCATTGTATAAACCGTTTGTATCACTCCATAGATAATTATATTGATGACGGGTATTTAAGGTGTTCATGTTTCTTATGTAGTTGCCCCACTTTATCTACTGTATGGTGGTCCTATCCTGATCCCAAGTAGAAGATGGTTTAAAACCCAGTGCAAGAATTTTTACTGTTTTTGCAGCACTTCACAGTAAACATTACAGGCTTGAACATTCTCTCTCATATGAAATCTTTGACTGTTAGTTTTTTAGCCTCAGCTGCTGTGATTTCCCATCCAAACATGGGAAATGATTGATTtagtttgcaagaaaaaaaatgctccgCTTCACTGTTAGGAAAACTTCCCAAGTAAAGAGGTGGTAAAATACTGCAACAGAGCCTCTGGGCGGGCTGGGCATGCCctctggaagtttttaagaaCAGGCTGGACAAACATGGGCAAATACATCTGAGCCTGCGTCATGGAGGCATTTTGGCTAGGTGACTTCCCAATGTGTCTTCATGCTCTCTGCATGCCAGTAACAACCTGTTACTTCTACAGTGCACCGTGCGTAGGTCTAACCATCTGCAGTGTGAAAGGAGGAACaggtggaaagggaagaaaagggtttTCTGTTAGCTGAGAGGGGGGTAATTGCTTCTGATAACGTATGTGAGGTCAGCATCCTCCCAAAGAGGGGGGACGGGCTCTGCAGGAGGAGCACCACGAGGCGGCTGGCAGTGCTTATGGGCTGAACGCTTCTCCAGCCAGAGAGAGCCATCATCCCTTTCCCGCTGGACATGCAGCCACTGCTGAAGCTGGGCTAGTTTTGTAGCAGTATGAGAGCAGAAGGTGATCTGGGGGAAACTTACAGGTAGAAAGAGGACAGCTGGCATAGGATTAgtaaaaaaattccctttttctgGAGGTGCAAACATCTTTTCAAGAATAATGACACACAGGAAAAGCGGGTAAAGAACAAAGCAACAGTACATCACCACCACAATAAGCAGCCTGGCTACACACTCCAGTACATGTACTCCACTGTGTACTTagtcttttatttcaaaaaacaaGCAGACTTTATCAGCTTTTACTCTTGTTGCTAAAAACAATGGCTGTAAATCAGCCAGGATCTGTACGACTTGAGACCATAGTATCACATCTTTGTTTCTGCATCCAACAACATCCAGCAAGGAATGTTGGAACTTGGGACTTTGTTGGTCCAAGCTGTACTTAGGTTACAAGCTTTCCAGCTCTTGCTAATCAGGAATTTCCAGAGACAGGGCATtaataagcaaaaagaaaggatcaaacaacaaaaaaagagaagctcTGGGGCAATGCTGTACTTCAAAGTGTAGCAGTAGAGGGCAGAAAAAACATTAACTTTGTGGTTTATCTCAGCGTGGGTGTGCAAATGTTACTTTTCTCCGGTCAGAGGAAGAGACAGTGCAGGTGaattagagaaagaaatacagagttcTGCTTTCAAGACGAAGGGATCTTTATAACCCCAAGTATACTAGGGAGCAAAAACTATTGCAGAAATAATAgtacaatttaattttatttaaattataaaattttGAAACATCATGTCATAGCTTCAACAATAATAATGTTAACAAGAATTTTTGAAGAACTCAGGGCAGATCAAAAGTTTGGAAATGCCCAAGTGTCCTTTTTGATGTTCTATTTACCCATTCAGTCAAAAATACAAAACTTAGTCTGCTTAAACCCCTGAATCTCAAATTTTAGAAAGCTAGTCACTTCATACTTCAGTGTGCACTGTAGGACCTGATCAGTCTATAAgttgttcctgttttttctttacaCTTCACAAATAAGAAGCCAGACAGCAACAGTTAGAGCTGTTTTTcctggcaaagaaaacaaaaacattatatAAATGTTTATGGTCAAATCATATTATAATAACATTTTCCAGATGAATATATCTATTTTTAGAGATACTAGTGAATCTTTATTATTTGCTTCCTTACAGAATTTCATATGATCCCACAAGATATCCTAAATACATTCCTGAAGCCTACTGTCTGTGCAAAGGCTGCCTCATGGGGATCTTTGGTGAGGAGAATTTTCACTTCCGCAGCACCCCCGTGTACATGCCGACAGTCATCCTCCGTCGCACATCGTCGTGTGCTGGGGGCCGTTACGTCTACACAGAAGATTACGTCACTATCCCAGTGGGATGCACTTGTGTACCTGAGCAAGAAAAAGAGGCCGAAAGTGTAAATTCCAGTATAGATAAGCAAGAAATGAAGTTGCTGGTAAGCCAGAACAAGCCATCATCCGAATGAAGAATATATTAAGAGTCATGTTAACAGTGTTGGCTTCCCATCATCATTTCACCACCTCAGGAAACTGCACCACAGCAGCAAACACATTGTCTTACCCTCTTTTTCTACTTGCAGTTATTTCAGTCGCTCAGATCATTAGAGATGACAATTCATATTAAGAACTTCTTTAGTTCATGT contains these protein-coding regions:
- the IL17D gene encoding interleukin-17D isoform X2, with product MQRGRVLAALLCAALLPLRPEAVKAPKRPARTRTCGERPEELLEQLYGRLAAGMLSAFHHTLQPEPPGRQHNASCPAGGRPAGDKRFRLPVNLRSASPWAYRISYDPTRYPKYIPEAYCLCKGCLMGIFGEENFHFRSTPVYMPTVILRRTSSCAGGRYVYTEDYVTIPVGCTCVPEQEKEAESVNSSIDKQEMKLLVSQNKPSSE